The Niallia circulans nucleotide sequence GCAATCATTATCCATGGCAGAACACCTGATAACGGTCCGAGGACTTTGACTAAAACAGATAGTGTAAAAATTTCCGCTATATTTTCGTAGGAAGAGAATAACAAAATGACAAGTGGTAAAATCGTTATCAAACACGAAACAATAAACACTTTTTTCTTGCCAAATTTTGTGACGAACCAAGGAATAGACAGAAACGCAGGAATGGATAACAATGTCCCCCAAATGAATAATTGGGAATATAAATCCTCTCTGCCAATATTGTATTGCCAATAGTAAATAGCCGTTTGCGAGTTAACAATTTGTGCTGTCATATTAGCAAAGCCAGCGATTAATAAGGCAAGTAACGGTCCATTTTTTGAAATAATCTTCAGCTGCTCCTTAAGTGGAGGATGACCTTCAGTAGAATTCAGTGCTTTTTGATTATTAACCTCTGCGTTATCTGCATTTTTAGCACCGATTGCACAAAACCAATAGGATGCAATCGTAACGACAGAAAATGCTAATGTAGTATAGAACCAGCCTTTTTCGCCACTGCCAAAGAACGCAACAACTGGTAGTGCTGCACCAGAAATCAACAATGTTCCAAGACTGCCCATAAGCTGTTTGGCCGTTACAATCACTGTCCGTTGACTTGGGTCCTGACTCAAAATTGGTGTTAAGGCGTGATATGGAATATTGACAAGTGAAGAAACTAGAGAATATCCAACATACACCGCAATCGCATAAATGATTTTATTAGATGCACTTAAATCTGGTGCACTGAATAACAGCAATGTCATCGCTGCTAATAATGGCGAACCAAACATTAACCACGGACGATATGTACCCCACTTGCTTCTTGTTCTGTCAGCAAGCATGCCAATAAACGGATCTAAAATGGCATCAATAACTCTAACAAGCAAAAATACCGAACCTACTGCTAATGGTGATATTTTAAATACATCTGTATAGAAATACATTAAAAAGGATGTTGTTAATGTGAATAGAAGATTTGATCCAAATCCGCCAAGTGAATAGAAAAATATATCGCTTTTTTGGGCTCTTGTTTTTGTGCTCATCTGTTTTTTCCCTCCGTAAAATTACATTATAAATTATAGAAGCGCTTCCACAAATTATTAAAAGTTGTGGAGGCAACAATATGCTGCCCCGCCCTTTTTTAGCTTATAAACGCTCCCTCTTTGCTCACAAAGAAATGATACAATGCTCCATAAAGGTTCGCATCATTGCGGAAATGACAAGCAACAATATTCGGGTTCGCCATATGCATCGGATTTGCCTGTTTAATTTCCTCTACTGCCCACTTAATTCGTTCTAATAGAATCTTTTGAGCACTGACACCACCACCGATGGCAAATATCTCTGGGTCTAGAATATATTGAAGATTAAGGATTTGACCTGCTACGTGTATACAAAAATCATCAAAAATCTTCATCGCTTCCTTGTCGCCGCTATTTATATAGTTAAATACAGCTTCACCATCGGTTAAGTCTGCAAGCTGCTTAACTTCCGCTATGCTGCGCACCATTAAGGCACCAGAACCTAAAGCACCCATAAAGCTTGTTTCTTTCGTATTTGGATCTAAATTGCTCATCACATAGCTGATTTCTCCTGCTGACAGATTCACTCCGCGATGCAGTTTTCCATCTAAAATCACTCCGCCGCCAACGCCGCTCCCCAGCACTAATACGACAGCATCTTTTTTCCCTTTAATACTGCCAAGCCAAAGTTCAGCTAATGCAGCACACTTACCATCGTTTTCCACCGTTGTTTCTATGTTATATTTGCTTTTTATCATGTCTGCAAGATTTACTTCATGCAAAAACGGAAAGGAACCGCCGTAATAAATGACACCGCTGTTAACATCCACTGTGCCTGGACAGCTTATCGCAATCCCTTTGATGCTAGTTAAATCATGCTCTTCAATGATGGAAAATAAAGCTTCCTTAAAATCAGGCAGATTTGTTTTAACTGTCGGCTTTTTGTTTTTTTCCATAATCGTTCCTGCCGAATTAAGCAGGGCATATTTAATAAATGTTCCTCCCATATCCATAACAAGATACATTGTCATCATCCTTTCTTGGCAAAATTCCTGTTAGCTTGTTCGTCCTGCCAACCCTGTAAAGTACTGGGCCTTTGCCTTTTGCTCCTTTTCATAAGCTGTCTCAATGAACTCATGAACAGTCTCTGTAGAAACTCCATCTTGAGCTGACTTTAGGACAAATTCTTCAAACTGGTTTAATAATTCAGCGCGCTGTTCTTCGGGAGTTATATTCAATAATGCGCGCAGCTGATTTTGGGCAGCTCTTTCCCATGGATGATTTGGGAGCACTGTTATCTGTTCCTTTTTCCGAATTTCTTCTTTCTGCTTTTGTAGCTCTTCTACTGTCATGCGGCCATCCTCTGGTATGCCTAATCGTGCAAATTGTTCTGGTGGAGCATCATTTTTCCGCATTTGTGCTGCCATCTTTTCAATGAGCTTTAATTCTACTTCTATATTTTCAAGTTCTTCGTTTTGGTGTGGATCATTATGAACATCGAAAAGCTTAGAACCAAATTGAAATGCATTCACAAACCCGGCGCCTGCCTTAATTTTCATTGTCTGGCAGCATTTCGTAAAAGAGAACGGTTGCTGAATTTCAATATTTTGCAGCTCTTCTGGGGCAAATGGCTGTCTCATATGTGTTGGCATCAATGTATATTCATAGAGTGGCTCATTTTTTGGTGCTACAGGTGCTCGCATGTATACATAATTACCATCTGTTATATTTACATGACCGCCGTGGTATCCAAATAATGCCGTTTCCCTGATAGGTACATCCGCTTGAATGGTTTGGCGCAGTGGTTGTCCATCCATATTCTCAGGCAGCGAAACACCAAAGAAGTCGAGCAATGTTGGTGCTATATCAACTGTTTGTACAATCGATTGTCGTCTTTCCCCCGTAACGCCGACTCGCGGGTCCCAGACGAATAATGGCGTATGCGCAATTTCTTCATAAACAGGCATTACACTTTTCGACCACCAGCCATGCTCTCCTAATAAATAGCCGTGATCTGTATTGACGATAAGCATCGTGTCTTTCCACATATCATTTTTGTCCATTAAATCAATTACTTGCCCTAAGTAATGGTCGCACATGCTCAATAATGCTGCATATTCATACTTCCCATGTGAGACGACCTCTTTACTTTCCTGGACAAAATAATATGGCGGCCAATCAAAGTGCTTACCACTATATTCATGAGGATAAAGTTCTTTGTAGTGCGAATAAGAGAAAAACGGTTCATGCGGATCAAATGTTTCAAGCTGTAAAAACCAATTATCTTCCTCCTTATTCTTTTCAATAAACTCCATGCCCAAGTTGAATGTGCTAGTCTGCGGGTGATTTTGCTCTTCTTCAAAATAGGTCCGGTTAACTAAATCCTGTCTGTACATATTACTACTCGCAAGCGATTTTGCTGTTTCTGTTTCCGGATAGTCCGGGTCCTTAACATGCCCTTTCCATGGATCACCCTCTTGTCCTCTAACTAATTCAAAGGAGTTGTATCTTGTATGGTAAGTTGCTCCCCCATCCTCCCAATAATGCTGATGATCTGTTACTAAATGGGTGTAGACGCCATTTTTTTTTAAGATTTCAGGCATGGAATTGTCAAATGGTTCAATTGGACCCCAGCTGCGATGCAGAAAATTGTATCTGCCTGTATGCAGCTCTCTTCTTGCCGGCATGCATGGCAGGCTGCCTGCATAGGACTGATCAAACACAACTGTTTTTTCTCCTAGCTTCTTAAAGTTAGGTGCATGAATCCAATCACAGCCGTAGTTTGGAAGCATATGTCTATTTAACGTATCAAACATCACCATTATGGCTCGCATAAGTATCTCTCCTCCAATTTTTAATGTAGAAGCGCTTCCACATTTGTTTTCACCACATCTGAAAGCGCTTATTATTTTGTTACGTACAATTTATCAAAATTGTTAAACGCTTGCAATAACAATATATTTATAGGGTATAACGAACTTTTATACACGATTGACCTGTTCATGCTTTAATGGTAAATTAGCAGTAATAATATAGAAGCGCTTCCATAAACCTTTTAATGCTTCTATCTGCCGATAAATTTAAAAAAGTGGTGAGTATATTGAAGGTATCTATTTATGATGTTGCAAATCTAGCAGGAGTATCTATTTCCACTGTTTCAAGAGTATTAAACAAAAGCGGCTACACAAGCAGCAAAACAGAAAAGAAGGTAATGGATGCCGTAGAAAAGCTGAATTTTACACCAAGCTCCATCGCTCAAAATCTAGCGAATAATGAAACGAAATTGATTGGGCTTTATTTTCCGTTTCAAACCCCTTCTATTGAAGGCACGTCCAATACATATTTACTTGAATTCATTAACGGTGTTAACAAAATATTGATAAAGTTTGGTTATCACCTTTTATTAATTAATGAAACAGCTACAAAAGAACAAATTCAAGGAAATGAGTGCCCTCCCCAGTATTACAGCTTTATTAAACAAAAGAAAATTGACGGTCTTATACTAGGTGGTACACCGCTAATCTGTGATGCCTTTCTTGAGCTATTACATGCAAAAATGCCGATGGTCTATATTGGAGAGAAAACAGTCGACCATATCGGCTTAAATGTTTATGCAAAGTACAAGCAATATAACAAAGACCTGCTAGATCATTTCACTAGCCATCACCATCAGCATATGGCCATCATCAGTACAGAGGAGAAAATAATCAACAGCGTCACACAAGATTATACAGCAGTAAATAAAGAGGTTCTGCAAATTGATGTTCATCATCATACAGGCAGTCTTGATGCGTATATCCAGCTATTAAAGCAAATTTTCAGCAACGAAGATAAGCCGACTGCCCTTTTAGTACAAGATATTTCCATCGTTCAGCAAACAATCAATTATTTAAACAATCTTCAATTAAAGGTTCCACATGATGTATCAATAGCTACAATCGAACATCGATACGGTGATGGCGAACAATGCTTCCCTGCTGTAACAAGCGTGTATGTTCCAGCCTTTCAAATGGGAATGGAGGCAGCAAGTCTTTTATTCCGCTATCTGCAGGGTGCTGTGGAATTTAATCAAGAGATTTTAATAGATTCGACTATTACAGACCGCAAGTCAGTCATTCACAGAAACCACCTAACAAAAGAGGAAGTGATCTAAAATGAAGGAAACACGGTCATGCTGTGCAGTTAGAAGAAATGAAACAGCAAGTAAAAATAAACAAACACATGCTGACATACCTGCAGCTAACCTGGAAGTGAAATTTAGAAACAAAATGGTCCAGTTACAAGGCGGTGAGTTTTTTATGGGAACAACGGAAAAGGAAGGTTTTCCTGCAGATGGTGAAGGTCCCGTACGCAAAATCGAGCTTGATTCCTTTCTAATAGATGCTTATTGTGTCACAAATGAAGAGTTTGCAGCATTTGTGGAGGATACTGGCTATGTAACAGAAGCAGAACGCTTCGGCTGGTCCTTTGTTTTTTATCTGTTCCTTTCACCGATTCAGCTAAGGCAAACACCGCCTGTTCCCAATACGCCTTGGTGGCATGGTGTTAACGGTGCCTATTGGAAAGCGCCTGAAGGTCCTGGCTCACATATTAATGACCGTATGAACCACCCTGTCGTGCATATTTCATGGAATGATGCCAATGCATTTTGCCGCTGGGCAGGCAAGCGACTCCCAACTGAAGCAGAGTGGGAATATGCTGCCAGAGGCGGACTTGAAAGAAAAAAATACCCTTGGGGAGACGAACTAACACCGAACGGCGAACACTATTGCAATATATGGCAAGGTGTATTCCCAAGAATGAATACAAAGGAAGACGGCTATGCAGGAACTGCTCCGGCTCAATCATTCCCGGCGAACGGATACGGACTGTACAATACTTCCGGCAATGTATGGGAATGGTGCTCGGACTGGTTTAGCAGAAGCATCCATGAACGAGGCGGACAGACAAATCCGCAAGGACCGGAAAACGGGGAAACAAGAATTATGAGGGGCGGCTCCTACCTTTGTCATGAATCTTATTGCAATCGTTATCGTGTTGCTGCTCGGACCTCCAATACACCAGACAGTTCTTCTGGGCATCTTGGCTTTAGGTGTGTTGCCGATGTTAAGTAATACCTTTTATACTGCTTAAAAAAGCTTACTAAGGTGGAGATTATTAAGTGAATATAGAGAGTTTGAAAATGTTTTGCCTTGTTGTCGAGGAAGGCACGATCAGTCAAGCCGCCCGTTTAAGCTTTGTGACACAGCCAGCAGTGACAAGACAAATCCGACAATTAGAGGAAGTCTATCAAGCACAGCTGTTTGAACGGAGTGCCGGTAAATTAACGTTATCCAAAGCAGGTGAAATTCTTTATCCATTTGCAAAGGAAATCGTAGAGTATTCCAAGCTTTCCTTTGCGGCAATCCAGGAATTGACCGGGAATGAGGATATTGTCTTAAATATCGGTGCAAGCTCGACGATTGGCGAATATTTATTGCCTGGTTTACTCGGAGAATTCAGCAGAAGCTATCCAGACTTAAAGTTTAGCCTTTCCATCGGCAATACCCCTACCATATTGGCAAAACTAGACAATAATGAAATCGATATTGCCTTTGTTGAGGGTGCTGTTGACAATACAGAGCTTATCCGTGAAAAGTTTGCAGATGATGAACTGATTCTCGTCACCTCTCCTGCTCATTTCTGGAGCAGCAGAGATCATATCAGTATCCAAGAGCTTTCCGAAGCAAAAATGATTTGGAGAGAAACAGATTCTGGAACACGGCTTATTGTGGAAACTGCGTTAAACGAGCATGGTGTGCTCGGTAATATTAAAAGCGCAATGGAACTAGGAAGCTATCAATCCATAAAAAGTGCTGTCGAAGCCGATTTAGGTGTGAGCATTATGCCAAGATTGACTGTCACAAAGGAAATAAAGAGCGGAACTCTGCATGAAGTGAAGATAACCAATTTCCTTATCTCCCGTGATTTATGGATGGTGCAGAAATCCCATCGCTTTAGAAAATCCGGATTAAAATATTTCGTGCAATTTATTCGACAGTAATATATTAAGCAGGCATTTCCTTCAGAAAAAGCCTGCTTTTTCCTATTAATATAAGGTTTTTATCATGGGTATAACAGTTGCTTATAGGCTATGAAATTATTCAAATATACAATCGTCGCTTCCTTTGATAGCCTTAAGGTATAAGAAAAAGGAGGAGCGATGATGGATATCATAACAGGTTTATTATTGATTATCGTCGGCATTATTGCAGGTGGCTATGGAACAATTGTCGGTGCTGGCGGCGGCTTTATCTTTGTTCCTGCATTATTGCTGGTGTTTCAGATGGATCCTGCCCTTGCTGCTGGTTCTGGAATCGTCATTGTTTTAATAAACTCCCTGTCAGGGGTAGTCGGCTATGCAAAACAAAAACGAATTCATTACCACACAGGCTTAACACTAAGTGCTGGTGCTATCCCCGGTTCGATTCTCGGTGTATGGCTTCTGCAAATCTACTCATCTAGCTATTTTTATGTTATTTTCGCCACAATTTTAGTTGCTTTAGGGATATTCCTATTCGCCAAAAATTCCCCGTTTGCAAATCTAAAAAGGAAAAAAGCACGGCAATTAGGGCAAGAAGGAACGGCAAAGGATGAAATTGCCGCAACTAGTGAAGAATATTCTTCACTCGAAGAAGCTGTACATTTGCCAATAGCCTACATTCTCCCAATTGGCTTTCTGATGGGAGTGCTTTCCAGCTATTTAGGAATTGGCGGCGGCTGGCTCCTTGTTCCAATATTGATATATGGCTTTAAAGTTCCAACACATATCGCTACCGCAACGTCCATATTTTCCCTTACCATCTATTCATCTGTAGGAGCTATTTCGCAAATTTTTTACAGCAGTATTGATTGGCAAATTGTCTTATGGGGTGGCATTGGCGTCCTAATCGGCTCCCAGCTTGGCGTACTGCTTTCAAAAAAAATACCAGGCAAGGTCATATTGCAGATGCTGTCTGTGCTGTTAATCATTATCGGCTTTCGTTTGTATTTAAGCTAATTTTCATCTTTCACTGCCTCCCTCTTCCTCCTTCTTTTTATAGGTTAGGGTAAAACCAGTACATTTCAATACTTAGAGAATTTAACTAGTGACTGCGCTCGTTTTAGAGGTTTTTTCAAAAGTTGAGGTTTATGAAAAATCCAGTATTATCAAGTTTAATTGATGGTGTCTACATTTAGACACCATCTTGTTTGAATGGATGAGAAATAATCACTTATCGAGCAATAATCTTAAGAAACATTCACTGATTTTACTCGTTAAGTGACTATGTTTGGTCACTTATTACTATTGCTTTACCTAAAAAAAGAGCTGTTAGGATTATCACTAACAGCTCCTTTTCGTGTATTCTAAATCATGTAGCTAGGTCCTCTAAAGACCTCCTTCACATGCCAATTTAAATAAGTTTGATTTGGATAATAGTAGGCTTGAATTGGTTCACGGACGGTTTTGCCATTGAAATTCATTAACCATTCCTGAAATCCATGAGTACCATGTGCATCTTGAGAAACAATCATTCTTCGTTCCTCTGTTAACGTAAATACACCTCTATCAAAGAGCTTATGATGCAGTGAGCATAAGGCAATTCCATTTTCTTCTGTATCAGGTCCACCTGCTTGATGCCATTTAATATGTGCCGCTTCAATCCCAACAAGCGTATGAGCTAATCGGACATTAAAACCACAAATTGCACAGCTATATCCATATGCTCTCAAAATTCGCTCTCTAAACTTAGGATCTCTTTTCTTCCTTGTATATAAAGTAAAATCAAGACCAACCGCATCTAAAAGATCCTCATGCATGGTTTCAGGAAAGTGCTTATCTAATATTACTTGGGAAACCTCCTGCATCAAGCTTTGGTTTTCATTTAAAAGACCAAAAACCTCTCTTGTAAAACCAGCTGACACATGATCATTAAGTAGCTGACGATTATTGGGGCTTTTTTCATTTACCTCTCTATCCAAAATCCAAATGCCATCCTTCTTTAACCGCACAAACGGCTCTTCTGGATGATAAGATTTGCGAATTGGACCAAATTCTCGCAGTAATTCTGTCAGCCTAACTCTAGTTTCTTCATAAGACAATAATCTATCACTTTGAGCCTGCATTTGTCC carries:
- a CDS encoding formylglycine-generating enzyme family protein, with the translated sequence MKETRSCCAVRRNETASKNKQTHADIPAANLEVKFRNKMVQLQGGEFFMGTTEKEGFPADGEGPVRKIELDSFLIDAYCVTNEEFAAFVEDTGYVTEAERFGWSFVFYLFLSPIQLRQTPPVPNTPWWHGVNGAYWKAPEGPGSHINDRMNHPVVHISWNDANAFCRWAGKRLPTEAEWEYAARGGLERKKYPWGDELTPNGEHYCNIWQGVFPRMNTKEDGYAGTAPAQSFPANGYGLYNTSGNVWEWCSDWFSRSIHERGGQTNPQGPENGETRIMRGGSYLCHESYCNRYRVAARTSNTPDSSSGHLGFRCVADVK
- a CDS encoding MFS transporter, which codes for MSTKTRAQKSDIFFYSLGGFGSNLLFTLTTSFLMYFYTDVFKISPLAVGSVFLLVRVIDAILDPFIGMLADRTRSKWGTYRPWLMFGSPLLAAMTLLLFSAPDLSASNKIIYAIAVYVGYSLVSSLVNIPYHALTPILSQDPSQRTVIVTAKQLMGSLGTLLISGAALPVVAFFGSGEKGWFYTTLAFSVVTIASYWFCAIGAKNADNAEVNNQKALNSTEGHPPLKEQLKIISKNGPLLALLIAGFANMTAQIVNSQTAIYYWQYNIGREDLYSQLFIWGTLLSIPAFLSIPWFVTKFGKKKVFIVSCLITILPLVILLFSSYENIAEIFTLSVLVKVLGPLSGVLPWIMIADCVDYGKWKTGINGSATIHSMMLFTNKLAAALGGILAGALLGTAGYAAGQQQTTEALNMITYLYFLAPVIGYIIAIIAFKFYGITPEVQAKMTKDIDERENQNKVVS
- a CDS encoding phosphorothioated DNA-binding restriction endonuclease, with the protein product MNADELKTKIQKLSIWKKGDQRAPHKPLLILYALGQMQAQSDRLLSYEETRVRLTELLREFGPIRKSYHPEEPFVRLKKDGIWILDREVNEKSPNNRQLLNDHVSAGFTREVFGLLNENQSLMQEVSQVILDKHFPETMHEDLLDAVGLDFTLYTRKKRDPKFRERILRAYGYSCAICGFNVRLAHTLVGIEAAHIKWHQAGGPDTEENGIALCSLHHKLFDRGVFTLTEERRMIVSQDAHGTHGFQEWLMNFNGKTVREPIQAYYYPNQTYLNWHVKEVFRGPSYMI
- a CDS encoding LysR substrate-binding domain-containing protein, whose amino-acid sequence is MNIESLKMFCLVVEEGTISQAARLSFVTQPAVTRQIRQLEEVYQAQLFERSAGKLTLSKAGEILYPFAKEIVEYSKLSFAAIQELTGNEDIVLNIGASSTIGEYLLPGLLGEFSRSYPDLKFSLSIGNTPTILAKLDNNEIDIAFVEGAVDNTELIREKFADDELILVTSPAHFWSSRDHISIQELSEAKMIWRETDSGTRLIVETALNEHGVLGNIKSAMELGSYQSIKSAVEADLGVSIMPRLTVTKEIKSGTLHEVKITNFLISRDLWMVQKSHRFRKSGLKYFVQFIRQ
- a CDS encoding ROK family protein, yielding MYLVMDMGGTFIKYALLNSAGTIMEKNKKPTVKTNLPDFKEALFSIIEEHDLTSIKGIAISCPGTVDVNSGVIYYGGSFPFLHEVNLADMIKSKYNIETTVENDGKCAALAELWLGSIKGKKDAVVLVLGSGVGGGVILDGKLHRGVNLSAGEISYVMSNLDPNTKETSFMGALGSGALMVRSIAEVKQLADLTDGEAVFNYINSGDKEAMKIFDDFCIHVAGQILNLQYILDPEIFAIGGGVSAQKILLERIKWAVEEIKQANPMHMANPNIVACHFRNDANLYGALYHFFVSKEGAFIS
- a CDS encoding LacI family DNA-binding transcriptional regulator, translated to MKVSIYDVANLAGVSISTVSRVLNKSGYTSSKTEKKVMDAVEKLNFTPSSIAQNLANNETKLIGLYFPFQTPSIEGTSNTYLLEFINGVNKILIKFGYHLLLINETATKEQIQGNECPPQYYSFIKQKKIDGLILGGTPLICDAFLELLHAKMPMVYIGEKTVDHIGLNVYAKYKQYNKDLLDHFTSHHHQHMAIISTEEKIINSVTQDYTAVNKEVLQIDVHHHTGSLDAYIQLLKQIFSNEDKPTALLVQDISIVQQTINYLNNLQLKVPHDVSIATIEHRYGDGEQCFPAVTSVYVPAFQMGMEAASLLFRYLQGAVEFNQEILIDSTITDRKSVIHRNHLTKEEVI
- a CDS encoding sulfatase, with product MRAIMVMFDTLNRHMLPNYGCDWIHAPNFKKLGEKTVVFDQSYAGSLPCMPARRELHTGRYNFLHRSWGPIEPFDNSMPEILKKNGVYTHLVTDHQHYWEDGGATYHTRYNSFELVRGQEGDPWKGHVKDPDYPETETAKSLASSNMYRQDLVNRTYFEEEQNHPQTSTFNLGMEFIEKNKEEDNWFLQLETFDPHEPFFSYSHYKELYPHEYSGKHFDWPPYYFVQESKEVVSHGKYEYAALLSMCDHYLGQVIDLMDKNDMWKDTMLIVNTDHGYLLGEHGWWSKSVMPVYEEIAHTPLFVWDPRVGVTGERRQSIVQTVDIAPTLLDFFGVSLPENMDGQPLRQTIQADVPIRETALFGYHGGHVNITDGNYVYMRAPVAPKNEPLYEYTLMPTHMRQPFAPEELQNIEIQQPFSFTKCCQTMKIKAGAGFVNAFQFGSKLFDVHNDPHQNEELENIEVELKLIEKMAAQMRKNDAPPEQFARLGIPEDGRMTVEELQKQKEEIRKKEQITVLPNHPWERAAQNQLRALLNITPEEQRAELLNQFEEFVLKSAQDGVSTETVHEFIETAYEKEQKAKAQYFTGLAGRTS
- a CDS encoding sulfite exporter TauE/SafE family protein; translated protein: MDIITGLLLIIVGIIAGGYGTIVGAGGGFIFVPALLLVFQMDPALAAGSGIVIVLINSLSGVVGYAKQKRIHYHTGLTLSAGAIPGSILGVWLLQIYSSSYFYVIFATILVALGIFLFAKNSPFANLKRKKARQLGQEGTAKDEIAATSEEYSSLEEAVHLPIAYILPIGFLMGVLSSYLGIGGGWLLVPILIYGFKVPTHIATATSIFSLTIYSSVGAISQIFYSSIDWQIVLWGGIGVLIGSQLGVLLSKKIPGKVILQMLSVLLIIIGFRLYLS